The proteins below come from a single Spirochaetota bacterium genomic window:
- a CDS encoding trypsin-like peptidase domain-containing protein — MRISILCFVSALILIISYPVEAKKAPFDVSRGTVKIIRTAIRPDYNLPWKMKEPETAVGSGAIINGHMILTNAHVVSDATYIQVRKEIDPELYDAEIMFIAHDCDLALLRVKDPRFYANTQVLELGEIPELRSMVTTYGYPMGGSRISITAGVTSRIEIGEYSHMGSVSFIMIQTDAAINPGNSGGPVIQNNRIVGVAFQASANSDNIGYMIPVPIIKHFLEDIKDGSYDGFPMLGVFTETLENISYRRYLGMKDDQSGVLVSVTIPGGGAEKALRRGDVILSIDSVPIANDGTIRFMKGRIFYSYLIDLKQINETVRLAVLRNGNVIKVSYPLRTYPSRISWFNEFEKLPRYCVVAGLIFQPLSKEYLMTWNKWWHTADRRLLYYYTYHISDNLFPERREFVVLNRVLPDPANTYLSDIHDKVVDSVNGVKIRSLSDIAEAFAKPAGAFHVIQIDGTTCPLVIKSSEVDGANSRIKNKYDIPRLMRLQ, encoded by the coding sequence ATGAGAATATCTATCCTCTGTTTTGTATCCGCCCTTATATTGATTATAAGCTATCCAGTCGAAGCGAAGAAAGCCCCTTTTGACGTCAGCAGGGGGACTGTCAAGATAATTCGCACGGCAATACGGCCTGATTACAACCTGCCCTGGAAAATGAAAGAGCCTGAAACCGCTGTCGGTTCCGGTGCGATCATCAACGGGCACATGATTTTGACCAACGCCCATGTCGTATCCGATGCTACATACATACAGGTACGAAAGGAGATAGACCCGGAGCTCTATGACGCAGAAATCATGTTCATTGCCCATGACTGCGACCTGGCCCTGCTCAGGGTCAAGGACCCGCGCTTTTATGCAAATACCCAGGTCCTTGAGCTGGGAGAAATTCCAGAATTAAGGTCGATGGTCACCACCTACGGATACCCGATGGGAGGCAGCCGCATTTCCATAACGGCGGGCGTGACGTCGCGGATTGAGATAGGCGAATATTCCCACATGGGGAGCGTCTCTTTCATCATGATCCAGACGGACGCGGCCATCAATCCCGGAAACAGCGGCGGCCCCGTCATACAGAACAACAGGATCGTGGGTGTAGCCTTCCAGGCCAGCGCCAACTCGGACAATATCGGCTACATGATACCTGTTCCGATAATCAAGCATTTCCTCGAAGACATAAAAGACGGCAGCTATGACGGATTTCCCATGCTGGGAGTCTTCACCGAGACCCTGGAGAATATCAGCTACCGGCGCTACCTCGGAATGAAGGATGACCAGAGCGGGGTGCTGGTTTCCGTGACGATCCCGGGAGGCGGCGCCGAGAAAGCCCTGCGCCGCGGAGACGTGATACTGTCCATCGATTCCGTTCCGATCGCCAATGACGGAACGATCCGGTTCATGAAAGGGAGGATCTTTTATTCGTACCTCATAGACCTCAAGCAGATCAATGAGACTGTGCGCCTCGCGGTCCTTAGAAACGGAAACGTCATCAAGGTGAGCTATCCCCTCAGGACATATCCGTCAAGGATATCCTGGTTCAATGAATTTGAAAAACTGCCCCGCTACTGCGTCGTGGCCGGCCTGATTTTTCAGCCCCTTTCCAAGGAATATCTCATGACCTGGAACAAGTGGTGGCATACGGCCGACCGGCGCCTGCTCTATTACTATACCTATCACATATCGGACAACCTTTTCCCCGAGAGGCGCGAATTCGTGGTGCTCAACAGGGTGCTGCCGGACCCGGCCAACACCTATCTTTCGGATATTCACGACAAGGTGGTCGATTCCGTCAATGGCGTCAAGATCAGGTCCCTTAGCGACATTGCCGAGGCTTTCGCAAAACCGGCCGGCGCTTTCCACGTCATTCAGATAGATGGCACCACCTGTCCGCTGGTTATCAAATCATCCGAGGTCGATGGCGCGAACAGTCGCATTAAGAATAAATATGACATCCCAAGGCTTATGAGACTGCAATAA
- a CDS encoding DUF2279 domain-containing protein, whose protein sequence is MRIILSILLCLVPATLSAMEDEKSDSSALSRAVDIDKADKSEKTEKLGAAGKQKNENHVTPEELAERIKTDKIKKSSIRYSILFGFPVNTYVVAMLTWDWGKTTKFRLSHEGWFGANTYSGGADKAAHMYSHYLLMRVFYNIFNYTESGKPIKWAYAAGLTGFLALGIEIGDGFCKNQHGFSVADLTMGFLGIGIASILELFPEVDAFVSLSAQYIPTKYFRKYPQRLKWLMDDYSGWRFMANIKLAGFRYIGINVPEFMRYIQFDIGYYTKGYTKYDYRYAEIQRTMTTHGKTRNIYIGISVNLAEFIKDFFKDKDSLACRALQQPFKYYHVPLGVDQRFRL, encoded by the coding sequence ATGAGAATAATCCTATCAATCCTGCTGTGCCTTGTTCCCGCCACCTTGTCGGCCATGGAGGATGAAAAAAGCGATTCATCCGCACTTTCACGGGCCGTCGATATCGATAAAGCTGACAAATCCGAAAAGACCGAAAAGCTCGGCGCGGCCGGGAAACAAAAAAATGAAAACCACGTGACCCCGGAAGAGCTGGCCGAGCGGATTAAGACCGACAAGATAAAGAAATCATCGATTCGCTATTCCATCCTTTTCGGGTTCCCGGTCAATACCTACGTGGTGGCCATGCTGACCTGGGACTGGGGAAAGACCACGAAATTCCGTCTGTCCCATGAGGGCTGGTTCGGGGCTAATACCTATAGCGGAGGAGCCGATAAGGCCGCACACATGTATTCTCATTACTTATTGATGAGGGTTTTTTACAATATTTTCAACTACACTGAAAGCGGGAAGCCCATAAAGTGGGCCTACGCGGCCGGTCTGACCGGCTTCCTGGCACTGGGCATTGAGATCGGAGACGGATTCTGCAAGAACCAGCACGGCTTCAGCGTAGCGGACCTTACCATGGGCTTTCTTGGCATAGGCATCGCCTCGATCCTTGAGCTGTTCCCCGAGGTCGATGCCTTTGTCAGCCTCAGCGCCCAGTACATCCCGACAAAATATTTCAGGAAATACCCACAGAGATTGAAATGGCTGATGGACGACTACAGCGGCTGGAGGTTCATGGCCAATATCAAGCTGGCGGGATTTCGATATATCGGCATCAACGTCCCGGAGTTCATGCGGTACATCCAGTTTGACATAGGATACTATACGAAAGGCTATACGAAATATGATTACCGGTACGCGGAGATACAGAGGACCATGACCACGCATGGAAAAACGAGAAACATTTACATCGGCATATCCGTCAACCTGGCCGAATTCATCAAGGATTTTTTCAAGGATAAGGACAGCCTCGCCTGCCGCGCCCTCCAGCAGCCCTTCAAGTATTACCACGTTCCTCTGGGCGTAGATCAGAGGTTCAGATTGTAA